In Pectobacterium actinidiae, the DNA window CGCCTGTGCCGCGCTAACCCGCGGTCCGAGCATCAGACTGGAGAAGCGCTTGCCCTCAGGCCCAGCCATTCCGGTGGCGATGTAAACATCGGGGTTGGCGGCCAGCACGCGCTCCGGGCTCAGTTCGCCGTAGACGCTGTTGATAGTGCCGCTGGCAATATTATCACCACCAGCGAAAGTCAGCAGATCGCCAAGGCTGCCGCCGACTGCCGTAGTACAACAGGTGTCACGTCTGCCCAGATGCAGATGCAACATAACCGTCGGTTTCTTATCGTGGTATTGCGCGATGCGTTGGCGAATCACATCCATATGTTGCTGATAGAAATCGCTGAAAGCGCTTGCGCGCTGGGGTTGGTTCAGTACCTCACCGAGCAGACGAATGCTGGGCAACGTGTTATTAAGCAGGTCGATACGCAGATCGACATAAATAAAAGGGATCCCTGCACGGGTCAGCGTCTGTTGCAGAAGATCTTCATTGGTCGCGTTTTTTGCCAGCCGTGGAAGAATGACCAGATCGGGTTTTAACGGCAGCAGCATCTCTGCATTCATCGCTTGCAGACTGCCGTTACCTAACTGTGGGATCTGGTTCAGCTGTGGGAATTTCTCGGTATAACGTGACCAGCTCTGCGCATCGTAACGCGCCATGTCTCCCGGCCAGCCGACGACATGCTTTGCCGGGTTGTCGGGCTGGAGCAACGCCAGCGTATACAGCATGCGGCTTTCGCCCAAAATGATGCGCTGAGGGTTGTCTGGGATCTCCACCTGTCGACCTAAAAGGTCGGTCACGGTTTTTGCCTGCAAGAGCGGGCTGAGAAAAAGCAGGCAAAGCAGTAAGACGGTACGCATGATGGAGTTCACAAAAATTAAGATGGGGAAAGATAATCATTGTCATTTTTGTTTTCAACCGATGAAAAGTGTGTGTAATGTCGGCTGGTAGAAATATTCTTATTTATCTGAATCTTAGGTGGTTTTTTCGTAAAGATTAGTAAATATTTAAAGCGCAGGAAGGGAGAGATAAATGGTGATGAGTAATGAATAGGTGTGGAAAGGAAGAAGTGACAATAAGTTGTAAATAGTAAGGCTCCGAAGAGCCTTACTATTATGACGAGTCTATATATACGATGAACTCACTACTCGGCAGCATAGCCCTGTGGCGGAATGCGAACGCTATCCAGCCAGGCTTCATTATCACGCATCACCAGTCTGCCGTTGAGGAACCAGTTGATGACCATCGGATAAATCGTGTGCTCGTGCGTCTTCACGCGCTCGCTCAGACTTTCTTCGGTGTCGTCACTAAATACTGGCACTTTCGCTTGCAGAATCAGTGGACCGCCATCCAGTTCATCGGTGACGAAATGGACGGAAGTCCCATGTTCCCGATCGCCATTTTCCAGCGCCTTGCGGTGCGTATGCAGGCCGGGATATTTAGGCAGCAGAGAAGGGTGGATGTTCAGCATCTTGCCAGCAAACTGAGCAACAAATTCCGGGCTAAGAATCCGCATGTAGCCTGCTAAGATCACCAGCGCGGGTTCATATTGCTTAATTTCGTTTGCTAGTGCGGCATCAAATGCAGCACGGTCGGCAAAGTCTTTAGGGTTCAGGACGCACGTAGGAATATCCGCACTCTGTGCACGTTCTAGTCCGTAAGCCTCCGCATTATTACTGAATACGGCGGCGATCTTTCCCTTAAGGCGTCCGTTCTTACAGGCGTCAATTAACGCCTGTAAGTTGCTTCCATGACCTGAAATCAGCACAACGATGTTTTTCATCAGTTAATAACCACTGCGTCTCCGGCATCGGTTTGAGTAATGACGCCGATTTTCCATGCGTTTTCGCCGCTGCTGTTGAGTAATGCAACGGCCTCGTCTGCCTGTTCGGCTGGCAGTGCGATGATCATACCAACACCGCAGTTGAAAGTACGATACATTTCGTGGCGGCTGACATTACCGGCCTGTTGCAGCCAGTTGAAAACCGCAGGCCATTGCCAGCTGGATTCGTCGATTGTTGCCTGCATGCCTTCTGGCAGCACGCGCGGAATATTTTCCCAGAAGCCGCCGCCGGTCAGGTGAGAAATTGCGTGAACATCGACTTTCTCAATCAGAGAAAGGATAGACTTCACGTAGATTTTGGTTGGGGCCAGCAGGTGATCGGCCAGCGATTTACCTTCCAGCTCGAACTGCTCTGGATCGGTCTTGCTGACTTCAAGCACTTTGCGCACCAGCGAATAGCCGTTTGAGTGCGGACCGCTAGAAGCGAGAGCAACCAGAACATCGCCGTTCTGCACTTTGCTGCCGTCAATAATTTCTGATTTTTCTACGACACCGACGCAAAAGCCAGCAACGTCGTAGTCTTCGCCGTGATACATACCCGGCATTTCGGCGGTTTCGCCACCGACCAGCGCACAGCCTGATTGCTTACAGCCTTCCGCGATACCAGTAATCACACTAGCTGCGGTGTCGACATCCAGTTTGCCCGTGGCGTAATAGTCGAGGAAGAACAGCGGTTCAGCACCCTGAACAACCAGATCGTTCACGCACATCGCAACCAGATCGATACCAATGGTATCGTGGCGTTTCAGGTCCATCGCCAGGCGCAGTTTGGTGCCGACTCCGTCAGTGCCGGAAACCAGAATCGGTTCGCGGTATTTTTGCGGTAAGGCGCACAAGGCACCGAAACCACCCAATCCACCCATAACTTCCGGGCGACGGGTCTGTTTCACTACACCTTTGATACGGTCTACCAATGCATTACCCGCATCGATATCCACGCCTGCGTCTTTATAGCTGAGAGAGGTTTTGTCGGTCACTGCTGAGTCCCCACGAAGGTTACGGGTCGTATTCAGAAAACACGGTATTTAGAAAACATACTGTGGTAAAAATAATGCGCGCTAATTCTAACAGTGTAGGCAATCGTTTGCGAGTGATGAGTCGTTGGCAGGCTATTTTTCGTTAATGGCGACAATTTCTCTCCGCGGTTGATCTGGATCAGGCTTAATCATATGGCGCTAAGTAAAAAAGGCGGTATAATCCCGCGATTTTTTTTACGACGGGCTCTTGTGCCCGCCGCCCTGCGGGCCGCCGCAAGCGGTGTTTAAAAACGCGTTTAGCGTTTTTGTCCGTCCACTAGCCGATGGGGAGATAATGATGAAGATCGTCGAGGTGAAACACCCACTCGTCAAACACAAACTGGGTTTGATGCGTGAGAACGATATTAGCACGAAGCGTTTTCGTGAGCTGGCTTCCGAAGTCGGAAGTTTGCTGACTTACGAAGCGACGGCTGACCTGGCAACCGAAAAAGTCACCATTGATGGCTGGTGCGGTCCGGTTGAAGTCGATCAGATCAAAGGCAAAAAAATTACCGTCGTACCGATTCTGCGTGCAGGATTAGGGATGATGGAAGGCGTGCTGGAAAATGTTCCTAGCGCGCGTATCAGCGTTGTCGGCATCTACCGTGATGAAGAGACGCT includes these proteins:
- the upp gene encoding uracil phosphoribosyltransferase; this translates as MKIVEVKHPLVKHKLGLMRENDISTKRFRELASEVGSLLTYEATADLATEKVTIDGWCGPVEVDQIKGKKITVVPILRAGLGMMEGVLENVPSARISVVGIYRDEETLEPVPYFQKLVSNIEERMALVVDPMLATGGSMIATIDLLKKAGCHSIKVLVLVAAPEGIAALEKAHPDVELYTASIDKGLNEQGYIMPGLGDAGDKIFGTK
- the purM gene encoding phosphoribosylformylglycinamidine cyclo-ligase, yielding MTDKTSLSYKDAGVDIDAGNALVDRIKGVVKQTRRPEVMGGLGGFGALCALPQKYREPILVSGTDGVGTKLRLAMDLKRHDTIGIDLVAMCVNDLVVQGAEPLFFLDYYATGKLDVDTAASVITGIAEGCKQSGCALVGGETAEMPGMYHGEDYDVAGFCVGVVEKSEIIDGSKVQNGDVLVALASSGPHSNGYSLVRKVLEVSKTDPEQFELEGKSLADHLLAPTKIYVKSILSLIEKVDVHAISHLTGGGFWENIPRVLPEGMQATIDESSWQWPAVFNWLQQAGNVSRHEMYRTFNCGVGMIIALPAEQADEAVALLNSSGENAWKIGVITQTDAGDAVVIN
- a CDS encoding ABC transporter substrate-binding protein, producing MRTVLLLCLLFLSPLLQAKTVTDLLGRQVEIPDNPQRIILGESRMLYTLALLQPDNPAKHVVGWPGDMARYDAQSWSRYTEKFPQLNQIPQLGNGSLQAMNAEMLLPLKPDLVILPRLAKNATNEDLLQQTLTRAGIPFIYVDLRIDLLNNTLPSIRLLGEVLNQPQRASAFSDFYQQHMDVIRQRIAQYHDKKPTVMLHLHLGRRDTCCTTAVGGSLGDLLTFAGGDNIASGTINSVYGELSPERVLAANPDVYIATGMAGPEGKRFSSLMLGPRVSAAQAQESFDTLIRQEPILSHLRAVQTGRAWSMWHNFYLSPYHVVMVEMFAKALYPDRFADIDPQLTLQQLYQQFLPIEFSGIYWSQISNE
- the purN gene encoding phosphoribosylglycinamide formyltransferase, which codes for MKNIVVLISGHGSNLQALIDACKNGRLKGKIAAVFSNNAEAYGLERAQSADIPTCVLNPKDFADRAAFDAALANEIKQYEPALVILAGYMRILSPEFVAQFAGKMLNIHPSLLPKYPGLHTHRKALENGDREHGTSVHFVTDELDGGPLILQAKVPVFSDDTEESLSERVKTHEHTIYPMVINWFLNGRLVMRDNEAWLDSVRIPPQGYAAE